The DNA region ATTGAAGCCCAATCACGAAAGATGACTTGCTTGGGCGGCTGCTGGTTCGTGCTGGGGCTTGGTTGCGGGGCGGGCTTGCCGCTTGTTTGTGTCGTGGTTGAAGAGGTCGCCATATCATCATTCCATCTGTGACGGTTGCCTTGCTACAACCAGATCTCTAAAATTTGTCCTATAATTGCTGCACTGAATGGGCGGCAATGTGGCAAGTTTCGGGCGATCTAATGAGGTGATGTCGGCGCGGCAAGAGGAATGCACAGTCATTAAGCAAATCTGGCCGTTATGCCACTAAAACCGGCTAATATCAGCCGGTGGTGATGCAGCAAGTGTAACAATCCGCGATCATGCCACGGCAAGCAAACGTCTGAGGCCGCTATTCCCGTTTACCATGTCGGCAAGGGTCAGGCTGTCTAGTGACGCATAGAACGCCTCCAGCGCAGTGCTGAAGGCAGATTTAAGACGGCAGACGTCGACAAGCGGGCAGTTGGGGGCCGCATCGGGATTGTTGTCCATACATTCGGTGAATGGCACCGAGGCCTCAAAGCTGCGCACAACCTCGCCCACGCGGATCGAGTCTGGCGTGCGATTAAGCTTCAACCCGCCGCTGCGCCCGCGAACCGTGGTGATGAAGCCTGCCTGTGCCAGTTTATGTATCACCTGCGCCAAATGGTTTTCCGAGGCATCGCAGCTTTTGGCCACCTCCTGCTTGCGCACAACATGGCCTTCATTCACGGCGCAATACATCAGCGTCCGCATGGCAAGATTGGTCCGTACTGTCAGTCTCATGCGATCCGCCCCTCGTTGGTTTATCCGACGTTAGGGATGTCTGGTTTGTGCGGCTATGATCTAGATCAGATAGGCATTACAACCACACCGTGAACTGTTCGGGGCAGGCTTGCAGGGCCGGATATTATGCGCGTAAACAGGACGAAGCAGGGGCAGATGCTGCTTAACGCTGTCCCACAGTATAATTCACGGACAGGAGCCGCTGATGATCCGCACCATCCCCGTCACCCCTTTTGACGGCCAGAAGCCCGGCACCTCTGGTTTGCGCAAGAAAACCCGTGTTTTCATGCAGCCACACTATCTGGAATGTTTTGTGCAGGCGATTTTCGCCTCGATCGGCGGGGTTGCAGGCAAAACGCTTGTGATCGGCGGCGACGGGCGGTTTTACAATGACCGCGCGGTGCAGATCATCCTGGCGATGGCTGCGGGCCAAGGGGCCGCGCGCGCGATCGTGGGGCAGGGCGGGCTTTTGTCAACGCCTGCCGCCAGCCATTTGATCCGGCTTAATAAGACCGATGGCGGTATCATCCTTTCGGCCAGCCATAATCCGGGCGGCGAGGATGAGGATTTCGGCATCAAGTTCAATATGTCCAACGGCGGTCCGGCCCCCGAATCCGTGACCGAGGCGATGTATGCTGCCACCCGCAGCCTAAGCGAATACACCCTGTTCGAGGCGCCTGATCTGGATCTGGGCCGCATCAGCACCGTTACTTTGGGCGATATGCAGGTCGACATCGTGGACCCCGTTGCCGATTACGCCGATTTGATGGAAACCCTGTTTGATTTCCCCGCGATCCGTGCCCGCTTTGCGGCTGGGTTTACCATGCGTTTTGATGCGATGTGCGCGATTACGGGCCCCTATGCTGTAGAGGTGCTGGAAAACCGGCTGGGTGCGGCAAAAGGCACCGTGACCCATGCCACCCCCTTGCCCGATTTCGGCGGGATGCACCCTGACCCGAACCCGACCTGGGCGCATGAGCTGATGGCCGAGATGATGGGCAAGGACGGCCCTGATTTCGGCGCGGCATCCGATGGCGACGGGGATCGCAATATGGTGCTGGGGCGCGGGGCCTATGTCTCTCCCTCCGACAGCCTTGCGGTGCTGGCGGCCAATGCCCATCTGGCCCCGGGATATGCAGGCGGAATTGCAGGGATTG from Pseudorhodobacter turbinis includes:
- a CDS encoding alpha-D-glucose phosphate-specific phosphoglucomutase, which encodes MIRTIPVTPFDGQKPGTSGLRKKTRVFMQPHYLECFVQAIFASIGGVAGKTLVIGGDGRFYNDRAVQIILAMAAGQGAARAIVGQGGLLSTPAASHLIRLNKTDGGIILSASHNPGGEDEDFGIKFNMSNGGPAPESVTEAMYAATRSLSEYTLFEAPDLDLGRISTVTLGDMQVDIVDPVADYADLMETLFDFPAIRARFAAGFTMRFDAMCAITGPYAVEVLENRLGAAKGTVTHATPLPDFGGMHPDPNPTWAHELMAEMMGKDGPDFGAASDGDGDRNMVLGRGAYVSPSDSLAVLAANAHLAPGYAGGIAGIARSMPTSGAADRVAEAMGLPCFETPTGWKFFGNLLDAGRVTLCGEESFGTGSDHVREKDGLWAVLLWLNILAVRGQSVAEILAEHWARFGRNYYSRHDFEAIEADKADAMIAALRARLSGLAGQKVQGMTIRTADDFAYTDPVDGSVSKQQGIRILFEDGSRVVYRLSGTGTEGATLRVYLDRYTPGTGDLQLDPQVALAPLIKAAHGLAGIAEYTGRSSPDVIT
- a CDS encoding RrF2 family transcriptional regulator, producing the protein MRLTVRTNLAMRTLMYCAVNEGHVVRKQEVAKSCDASENHLAQVIHKLAQAGFITTVRGRSGGLKLNRTPDSIRVGEVVRSFEASVPFTECMDNNPDAAPNCPLVDVCRLKSAFSTALEAFYASLDSLTLADMVNGNSGLRRLLAVA